In a genomic window of Chryseobacterium sp. G0162:
- the rpmF gene encoding 50S ribosomal protein L32 has protein sequence MAHPKRRQSSTRRDKRRTHYKAVVPQLAKDATTGELHLYHRAHWHEGKLYYRGKVVLEKEVAATEEN, from the coding sequence ATGGCACATCCAAAGAGAAGACAGTCGTCGACAAGAAGAGATAAGAGAAGAACTCACTACAAAGCTGTAGTTCCTCAATTAGCTAAAGATGCAACAACAGGAGAGCTTCACCTATACCACAGAGCTCACTGGCATGAAGGAAAATTGTACTACAGAGGTAAAGTAGTATTGGAAAAAGAAGTAGCTGCTACTGAAGAAAACTAA